The Ogataea parapolymorpha DL-1 chromosome III, whole genome shotgun sequence nucleotide sequence GGAAGAGGCCccaagctcttccagaaACCTTACCGTCACCAGGAGAACGCTCTCTCCTACCTCGATCAAAAAGTCGGTGAGTGCGAACGCGCTGTACACGTTGAACTCTCACAACAATAGCAGCATTCTGGAAGAGGATGGAGCCACCCACAACAGACGTTCTAGACAGCCAAAAGAAAGACGGCGGCCTACTGTCAGTGACACTACTCAGCTGAGCCGCCACACCACAAATATAGTAGACAACGAAGAAGATCTCGAGGCTCGCAAAAAACGGCTTGCAGAACAGCTGGATATTAAGCTCCCCAGCCAGAAGCGCCAAGACTCGTTCCACCAGATGTTTCCGGAAATTCCTCCATCTGAAATATTTATTGAAGACTACACATGTGCCTACCGCAAAGACGTGTTGATTCATGGCCGCATGTACGTGAGCGAAAACCATATTAGCTTTCACTCAAACTTAATTGGACTAATTACGCATTTCACCATCACGTTGAGTAAAGTGCTGACCAtcaaaaaaaagaaaaccGTTGGTATTCCCAATGCTCTGGAGTTCGGCACTCTGCATGACAAGTACACCTTCGCGTCGTTCATTTCCAGAGACTCAAcgtacgagctgctggtgaagatcTGGTCATCGCTGCTGTCGGGCTCCAATCTCAACACTGTGGACCTGGACTTCACCACCTCTGAGGTGGACTCTGACGATCCCGAGTCTGACGAGAGCGATGACCCTGACGCCGTGAAAATGTCTCGTCACGGAACCTTGCCAAGCAAAACCATCAAGACCACGAAGGAGTCTTATCCTGACTCTGGAAGCGACAGTGAAGTGTCcgacaaggagaacatGATTACAGACGACGAGCCAGATATTAACGATAATTCTGAGAGCCGCACATTCAGAGGAATACCCTACGACGGCCCGTTGCAACACGAACCAACTAGCAATGCGTACTCTTCGGAGTCGGGCGACGTCGAGATCGTCAATGATACGATTTCTGCGCCTGTCGGGGCAGTATATTCGCTTTTATTTGGCCAAGATACcatgtttttgaaaaatgtcttaaagacacagaaaaacacagacaTCTCTGAGATCCCTGCTTTTGATGAGTCCACAAAAAAGAGATCGTACTCATACACCAAGCCGCTCAGTGGTCCAGTTGGCCCCAAACAGACCAAATGTAAcgtggaggaagaaatcGAGCGCTGCGATTTCAATTCGAGCTGTCTCGTGACCCAGATAACAGACACCCCAGACGTGCCATCCGGCAACTCCTTCCACGTGAAGACACGCATCTATTTGAGTTGGGGTGACAACAATTGTTGCAAAATATTCATTGTGACGTCCGTTGTCTGGAGCGGCAAGTCGTGGATCAAAGGTGCTGTGGAAAAGGGAACCATCTCTGGACAGAAAGAATCCCTGGGCATTTTGGTaaaggagctgaaaaagcgCGTGGAGGCTGGAACTCCCGTTTCTGTCTCgatcaaaaagagaaggtCGATTTCTGATAAGAAACGGAAGGAAGTCGAGGAGCGCGAAGAGATTCCTGCGGTTTCGCAGACTCCTGCACAGCCTATGCCGAAAGACAGGATTCTTGCTCAGCTGGATCTCAAGACGGTGCTTTTGATAATTCTGATCCTCCTTGTTCTGTGGGACAAGTTTACACGCCCAGATGTCGAACGCAGGCACAGGGCTCTCGACGACCAGATATTCATGACGAGCGAGGCAGACTTATGGAACTGGATCGACCAGCGCCAGAATGGCTTTTCTGCCGACCAGTACCCGGAAATTGGTGCCCAACAGCTGAAGGAGGTGATCAGGGTGGTGGAGAAACGACTCGACGGTCTGAAGAACTCGGCCAAATAATTACTGTGCTACAAGTAGCTGCTCTgtcaaaaaataatattttaGTATATATGGCTGTGCTGCACTTAAGAAAAAAGATCATATTTATATCACCTTTATTACTAATGGCAACGGAGTCTGAGATatacgacgaggacgatATATTTGATTCGGATGACTCGTACTCGTCTGGCTCAGACTATGAGTTGAGTAAACAAGCTGTGCGgtcgaagaagaggaaTTTGCAATTGGAACAGAAGGCAAATGACGCTAAGGAGGCAATACGCAACATTGAGAA carries:
- a CDS encoding GRAM domain-containing protein YSP2 gives rise to the protein MPSKNPRPESNADVSPTGSFLVLPTISPITPNDSISRLKSKIKEHTRTESEEDDDVDVEEIVSSSTRSTASVTNRTSRSLKRHVSHKSDSSAGARSTTKPKAGTGILESLMHSFNLRSQTNLHENPPTLSPSAEQEHHQSPSPVENIEFKPIKTSVLSSLGKGSLTLDYFPKPAGSEPQEPPFSAIGSDSTNQTNANTLVDPTTTTTQPTSPNTNTPVEEAPSSSRNLTVTRRTLSPTSIKKSVSANALYTLNSHNNSSILEEDGATHNRRSRQPKERRRPTVSDTTQLSRHTTNIVDNEEDLEARKKRLAEQLDIKLPSQKRQDSFHQMFPEIPPSEIFIEDYTCAYRKDVLIHGRMYVSENHISFHSNLIGLITHFTITLSKVLTIKKKKTVGIPNALEFGTLHDKYTFASFISRDSTYELLVKIWSSLLSGSNLNTVDLDFTTSEVDSDDPESDESDDPDAVKMSRHGTLPSKTIKTTKESYPDSGSDSEVSDKENMITDDEPDINDNSESRTFRGIPYDGPLQHEPTSNAYSSESGDVEIVNDTISAPVGAVYSLLFGQDTMFLKNVLKTQKNTDISEIPAFDESTKKRSYSYTKPLSGPVGPKQTKCNVEEEIERCDFNSSCLVTQITDTPDVPSGNSFHVKTRIYLSWGDNNCCKIFIVTSVVWSGKSWIKGAVEKGTISGQKESLGILVKELKKRVEAGTPVSVSIKKRRSISDKKRKEVEEREEIPAVSQTPAQPMPKDRILAQLDLKTVLLIILILLVLWDKFTRPDVERRHRALDDQIFMTSEADLWNWIDQRQNGFSADQYPEIGAQQLKEVIRVVEKRLDGLKNSAK